One genomic segment of Streptomyces sp. RKND-216 includes these proteins:
- a CDS encoding SH3 domain-containing protein produces MKIGTRIKPAARAGVVAAAVIGSLAATVAPAGAAPARPYGTVVTPAGLSIREYPSTDSSVTGGLGYRAQVGLRCKVRAQNIDGNTLWYQLRSSGDWVTARYVDNTGFVPYCKDV; encoded by the coding sequence ATGAAGATCGGAACGCGCATCAAGCCCGCAGCTCGCGCAGGTGTCGTGGCGGCAGCCGTCATCGGCAGCCTGGCGGCGACGGTCGCACCCGCGGGGGCGGCTCCCGCCCGGCCCTACGGCACGGTGGTCACTCCGGCGGGGCTCAGCATCCGCGAATACCCCAGCACCGACTCCTCCGTCACCGGCGGCCTCGGCTACCGGGCACAGGTGGGACTGCGGTGCAAGGTCCGGGCGCAGAACATCGACGGCAACACGCTCTGGTACCAGCTGCGCAGCAGCGGGGACTGGGTCACGGCGCGATACGTCGACAACACCGGGTTCGTGCCGTACTGCAAGGACGTGTAA
- a CDS encoding LysM peptidoglycan-binding domain-containing protein: MSRGRHRRPRHLLNSRKVSRLTVALAAGGAVAAPIAAAGTAQAAPASAPAAANVKTVKTGAKAEQTAAAESYTVASGDTLFKIANAHDVKGGWQAVYEANKETVGGNPDLIHPGQELTLEAAAAQKGGEAQQSSTETSGESADQATYPDNLDGWIREALAIMEQEGIPGSYDGIHRNIIRESGGDPSAINNWDINAQNGTPSIGLLQVIKPTFDAYHVEGTAYDQYDPVANIVAACNYAADRYGSIDNVNGPY; this comes from the coding sequence ATGTCCCGTGGCCGTCACCGCCGCCCGCGTCATCTACTCAATTCCCGCAAGGTCTCCCGCCTTACCGTCGCGCTCGCCGCCGGCGGCGCCGTCGCCGCGCCGATCGCCGCCGCGGGCACCGCCCAGGCCGCCCCCGCCTCCGCGCCGGCCGCCGCCAACGTGAAGACCGTCAAGACCGGCGCCAAGGCGGAGCAGACCGCCGCCGCCGAGAGCTACACCGTCGCCTCCGGCGACACCCTCTTCAAGATCGCCAACGCGCACGACGTCAAGGGCGGCTGGCAGGCCGTCTACGAGGCCAACAAGGAGACGGTCGGCGGGAACCCGGACCTGATCCACCCCGGCCAGGAGCTGACCCTGGAGGCCGCGGCGGCCCAGAAGGGCGGCGAGGCCCAGCAGTCCTCCACCGAGACCTCCGGCGAGTCGGCCGACCAGGCCACCTACCCGGACAACCTGGACGGCTGGATCCGCGAGGCGCTGGCCATCATGGAGCAGGAGGGCATCCCGGGCTCCTACGACGGCATCCACCGCAACATCATCCGTGAGTCCGGCGGTGACCCGAGCGCCATCAACAACTGGGACATCAACGCCCAGAACGGCACGCCGTCCATCGGTCTGCTCCAGGTCATCAAGCCCACCTTCGACGCCTACCACGTCGAGGGCACGGCCTACGACCAGTACGACCCGGTCGCCAACATCGTCGCCGCCTGCAACTACGCGGCCGACCGCTACGGCAGCATCGACAACGTCAACGGCCCCTACTGA
- a CDS encoding YciI family protein: MKYMLMLMSAQKYYDAMSGNSSPGAPAWSESELKAMFQHMEKLNQDLVASGEWVDAQGLAEPSQTRLVTADKDGRPVVSDGPFGETKEVLAGYWIVDVETPERAYEIAARAYSCPVPEGSDPEPAVVVRPVSDGPPDQT; the protein is encoded by the coding sequence ATGAAGTACATGCTGATGCTGATGTCAGCCCAGAAGTACTACGACGCCATGAGCGGAAACTCCTCCCCGGGAGCCCCCGCCTGGTCGGAGTCCGAGCTCAAGGCCATGTTCCAGCACATGGAGAAGCTCAACCAGGACCTCGTCGCGTCCGGTGAATGGGTCGACGCCCAGGGGCTGGCGGAGCCGTCCCAGACCCGTCTGGTCACCGCCGACAAGGACGGTCGCCCCGTGGTCTCCGACGGGCCCTTCGGGGAGACCAAGGAGGTCCTCGCGGGCTACTGGATCGTGGACGTGGAGACCCCGGAGCGCGCCTACGAGATCGCCGCCCGCGCCTACTCCTGCCCCGTCCCGGAGGGCTCCGACCCGGAGCCGGCGGTCGTCGTCCGCCCCGTTTCGGACGGGCCGCCGGACCAGACGTGA
- a CDS encoding class I SAM-dependent methyltransferase: MTATAAAYDGIADWYEHDFLRRAPVSGHPRSHGPLLRALLGEGEGVCLEIGCGTGVHAATLRGLGRTPLGVDVSAGMLRHARGRLPVLHADAARLPLADGSVDAAVAVMVHTDMPDYAAVLRETARVLRSGGSFVHIGLHPCFFGEFADRTEPEAVVLRPGYLARHRTERTTGGDGDGVRARAGAFHRPLPELLNALVDAGLAVTRLAEDGGSTPAVLALAAEKAPGAAGPRAPRP, encoded by the coding sequence ATGACGGCGACAGCGGCGGCCTACGACGGCATCGCGGACTGGTACGAGCACGACTTCCTCCGCCGCGCCCCCGTGTCGGGGCACCCCCGGAGCCACGGGCCGCTCCTGCGCGCACTGCTCGGAGAGGGCGAGGGGGTCTGCCTGGAGATCGGCTGCGGCACCGGCGTGCACGCCGCGACGCTGCGCGGCCTCGGGAGGACCCCGCTCGGGGTGGACGTCTCGGCCGGGATGCTGCGGCACGCCCGGGGCAGGCTGCCGGTGCTGCACGCCGACGCGGCCCGGCTGCCGCTCGCGGACGGCTCCGTGGACGCCGCCGTCGCGGTCATGGTGCACACCGACATGCCCGACTACGCCGCCGTGCTGCGCGAGACCGCCCGTGTGCTGCGGTCGGGCGGTTCGTTCGTGCACATCGGCCTGCACCCCTGCTTCTTCGGCGAGTTCGCCGACCGGACCGAGCCCGAAGCAGTCGTCCTCCGCCCCGGCTATCTGGCCCGGCACCGCACGGAGCGCACCACGGGCGGCGACGGCGACGGTGTCCGCGCGCGGGCGGGCGCGTTCCACCGGCCGCTGCCGGAGCTGCTCAACGCGCTGGTGGACGCCGGGCTCGCCGTCACCCGGCTCGCGGAGGACGGCGGGTCGACGCCGGCCGTCCTCGCGCTCGCCGCGGAGAAGGCCCCTGGGGCCGCCGGTCCGCGCGCGCCCCGACCGTGA
- a CDS encoding DUF4180 domain-containing protein, whose protein sequence is MSALETMHDVPVLVCDAEGAPVACVQDALDLIGDGGYQGARWVVVPVERFDEAFFRLRTRLAGEVVQKFAQYGMGLVVLGDVSGHTEASDALRDFVRECDRGHQVWFAATREELEERLAARAS, encoded by the coding sequence ATGAGCGCCTTGGAGACGATGCACGACGTGCCTGTGCTGGTGTGCGACGCGGAGGGTGCGCCCGTCGCGTGCGTACAGGACGCGCTGGATCTGATCGGCGACGGCGGATACCAGGGTGCCCGCTGGGTCGTCGTGCCGGTCGAGAGGTTCGACGAGGCGTTCTTCCGCCTGCGCACGCGGCTCGCCGGTGAGGTCGTGCAGAAGTTCGCCCAGTACGGCATGGGCCTGGTCGTCCTCGGAGATGTCTCCGGCCACACGGAGGCGAGCGACGCGCTGCGCGACTTCGTCCGGGAGTGCGACCGCGGCCACCAGGTCTGGTTCGCCGCGACTCGCGAGGAGTTGGAGGAGAGGCTCGCGGCGCGAGCCTCGTGA
- a CDS encoding TIGR03086 family metal-binding protein encodes MPENTTPENATPRSGAPDGGAGAAAPRPDLGDAADRVAALVAEIRDDELGSPTPCEDMSVGALLDHLMGLTLAFRLAAEKVRAPQGEDGAPPPGPGEPSADRLDPAWRSELPVRLDALVTAWRSPAAWEGEAEAGGVVMPAEVMGLVAMNELVVHGWDVARATGRPYACAPETADGILVFLRQTAEETGGQGAPGLFGPVVPVPGDAPPLDRAIGLAGRDPAWRP; translated from the coding sequence ATGCCAGAGAACACCACGCCCGAAAACGCCACGCCCCGCAGCGGCGCGCCCGACGGCGGCGCCGGAGCTGCCGCGCCGCGGCCCGACCTCGGCGACGCCGCCGACCGGGTCGCGGCACTGGTCGCGGAGATCCGCGACGACGAGCTGGGCAGCCCCACACCGTGCGAGGACATGAGCGTGGGGGCGCTGCTGGACCACCTGATGGGCCTGACGCTGGCCTTCCGCCTGGCGGCGGAGAAGGTGCGCGCCCCGCAGGGGGAGGACGGCGCCCCGCCGCCGGGACCCGGTGAGCCGTCGGCCGACCGCCTGGACCCGGCGTGGCGCAGCGAGCTGCCGGTCCGGCTGGACGCGCTGGTGACCGCCTGGCGGAGCCCCGCCGCGTGGGAGGGCGAGGCGGAGGCCGGCGGCGTGGTGATGCCCGCCGAGGTGATGGGGCTGGTCGCGATGAACGAGCTGGTCGTCCACGGCTGGGACGTCGCCCGCGCGACCGGGCGGCCGTACGCGTGCGCCCCGGAGACCGCCGACGGGATTCTCGTCTTCCTCCGTCAGACGGCGGAGGAGACCGGTGGCCAGGGCGCACCCGGCCTGTTCGGCCCGGTCGTCCCGGTCCCCGGGGACGCCCCGCCGCTGGACCGGGCCATCGGCCTCGCCGGCCGCGACCCCGCCTGGCGGCCCTGA
- a CDS encoding glycosyltransferase — protein MRVLLSTYGSRGDVEPMLGLAVRLRDLGAEVRVCARPDEDFARRLAGAGVPLVPVGPSARELTRSAPKARTTVPERAAQLIAGQFETVLPAAEGCDLMVATGMLPTAAGALSIAEKQGVPAVSATFQQLTLPSPHRPPLAYPGRPLPPDVTDNRALWDLDAENVDALFGGALNTNRAAYGLPPVDAVRDWVIGSRPWLATDPALDPWQGMPELDVVQTGAWVLPDTNPLAPELLAFLDAGAPPVYVGFGSMPLHGAGDVARAAVEAARAQGRRALLSRGWADLSAIDDRDDCLVVGEVNHQELFPRVAAVVHHGGAGTTTTAARAGVPQVVVPQLADQPYWAGRVAALGIGAAHDGPTPTCPTLSAALDTALAPGTRDRAAEVAGTVRSDGAEVAAKLLLDMTG, from the coding sequence ATGCGCGTGCTGCTGTCGACGTACGGGTCCCGGGGGGACGTCGAACCGATGCTGGGGCTCGCGGTACGGCTGCGGGACCTGGGGGCTGAGGTGCGGGTGTGCGCCCGGCCGGACGAGGACTTCGCGCGGCGGCTCGCCGGAGCCGGCGTGCCGCTGGTGCCGGTCGGCCCGTCGGCGCGCGAACTGACGAGGTCCGCGCCGAAGGCGCGCACGACCGTTCCGGAGCGCGCCGCCCAGCTGATCGCGGGTCAGTTCGAGACGGTCCTCCCGGCCGCCGAGGGGTGCGACCTGATGGTGGCGACCGGCATGCTGCCGACCGCCGCCGGGGCGCTGTCGATCGCCGAGAAGCAGGGCGTCCCCGCGGTGTCCGCCACCTTCCAGCAGCTCACCCTGCCCTCGCCGCACCGTCCGCCGCTGGCCTACCCGGGCCGCCCGCTCCCGCCCGACGTGACCGACAACCGGGCGCTGTGGGACCTGGACGCGGAGAACGTCGACGCGCTCTTCGGCGGGGCATTGAACACCAACCGTGCGGCGTACGGCCTGCCGCCGGTCGATGCCGTTCGCGACTGGGTCATCGGCTCCCGTCCCTGGCTGGCCACCGACCCCGCCCTGGACCCGTGGCAGGGCATGCCGGAACTCGACGTCGTCCAGACCGGCGCCTGGGTCCTGCCCGACACCAACCCCCTCGCGCCCGAGCTGCTCGCGTTCCTGGACGCGGGCGCCCCTCCGGTGTACGTCGGCTTCGGCAGCATGCCCCTGCATGGCGCGGGGGACGTGGCCCGGGCGGCCGTCGAAGCGGCACGGGCGCAGGGGCGCCGCGCCCTCCTCTCCCGCGGCTGGGCCGACCTGTCCGCGATCGACGACCGGGACGACTGCCTCGTCGTGGGCGAGGTCAACCACCAGGAGCTGTTCCCGCGGGTGGCCGCGGTGGTCCACCACGGCGGCGCGGGCACCACCACGACCGCCGCCCGGGCCGGTGTACCGCAGGTGGTGGTGCCGCAGCTGGCGGACCAGCCGTACTGGGCGGGGCGGGTCGCCGCGCTGGGCATCGGGGCGGCACACGACGGTCCGACGCCGACGTGTCCGACGCTGTCGGCCGCCCTGGACACCGCCCTCGCCCCCGGCACCCGCGACCGCGCCGCCGAGGTCGCTGGCACGGTCCGCTCCGACGGGGCGGAGGTCGCGGCGAAGCTGCTCCTCGACATGACCGGCTGA
- a CDS encoding DUF397 domain-containing protein, with protein sequence MTTELIWAKSSYSGSSGDNCIEVAACADTVHVRDSKVSDGPQLAVAPAAWASFVGYAAHAQR encoded by the coding sequence ATGACCACCGAGTTGATCTGGGCCAAGAGCAGCTACAGCGGCAGCTCGGGCGACAACTGCATCGAGGTGGCCGCGTGTGCGGACACCGTGCACGTGCGGGACTCCAAGGTGAGCGACGGCCCGCAGCTCGCCGTGGCGCCCGCCGCGTGGGCCTCGTTCGTCGGCTACGCCGCGCACGCGCAGCGCTGA
- a CDS encoding DUF4333 domain-containing protein, translated as MRTRTLHAAGSVLTTVAAGALLTGCSGTPTLDSDTLADTVAQKLAEATGRPEPDVTCPEDLAGEVGTKTRCTLTAADGSTIGVTVTVTSVEGTQINFDIKADDKPTS; from the coding sequence ATGCGCACACGCACGTTGCACGCTGCCGGCTCCGTCCTCACCACGGTGGCCGCCGGCGCGCTGCTGACCGGCTGCTCGGGCACGCCGACCCTGGACTCCGACACGCTGGCCGACACCGTCGCCCAGAAGCTCGCCGAGGCCACCGGCCGGCCCGAGCCGGACGTCACCTGCCCCGAGGACCTCGCGGGCGAGGTCGGCACGAAGACCCGCTGCACCCTGACCGCCGCCGACGGCAGCACCATCGGCGTGACCGTCACCGTGACCTCCGTCGAGGGCACCCAGATCAACTTCGACATCAAGGCCGACGACAAGCCGACCTCCTGA
- a CDS encoding aldo/keto reductase — MALEMITASAAGTWTLGDRTVNRLGYGALRLCGGFDGPPTDRDEMISLLRRAVELGVNHIDTAAFYFSSSECSANALIREALAPYREDLVVATKVWPGRDAAGEWWWADPAQLRGQVEDNLRQLGRDHLDLVNLRLPGSASDGSLAEHFGALAELQEAGLIRHLGVSNVTVAQLAEAQTLAPVVCVQNAFGLGSTPDRHEVLRACGEQGIAFVPYYAIAREGGDAGATGEYEDRLLAVAREHDVSPAQIRLAWTLHQGDHVLAIPGTANPRHLIANLAVGAIRLSAEDLARLQPE, encoded by the coding sequence ATGGCTCTTGAGATGATCACCGCTTCGGCTGCCGGGACCTGGACCCTCGGCGACCGCACCGTCAACCGTCTCGGCTACGGCGCACTGCGCCTGTGCGGAGGGTTCGACGGCCCGCCGACCGACCGGGACGAGATGATCTCTCTGCTGCGCCGGGCCGTGGAACTGGGCGTCAACCACATCGACACCGCCGCCTTCTACTTCTCCTCCTCCGAGTGCTCGGCCAACGCGCTGATCCGCGAAGCGCTGGCCCCCTACCGCGAGGACCTGGTCGTCGCCACCAAGGTGTGGCCGGGACGGGACGCGGCGGGGGAGTGGTGGTGGGCCGATCCGGCCCAACTGCGGGGCCAGGTCGAGGACAACCTGCGGCAGCTCGGACGGGACCACCTCGACCTGGTGAACCTCCGGCTGCCGGGCAGCGCCTCCGACGGGTCTCTCGCCGAGCATTTCGGTGCCCTCGCGGAGCTGCAGGAGGCCGGGCTGATCCGCCACCTCGGCGTCTCCAACGTCACGGTGGCCCAGCTCGCCGAGGCGCAGACCCTCGCACCGGTGGTCTGCGTGCAGAACGCCTTCGGGCTCGGCTCCACACCGGACCGCCACGAGGTGCTGCGGGCCTGCGGTGAGCAGGGCATCGCGTTCGTCCCGTACTACGCGATCGCCCGCGAGGGCGGCGACGCGGGCGCGACGGGAGAGTACGAGGACCGGCTGCTCGCCGTCGCCCGTGAGCACGATGTCAGCCCGGCGCAGATCCGCCTCGCCTGGACACTGCACCAGGGAGACCACGTGCTGGCCATCCCCGGAACGGCGAACCCGCGCCACCTGATCGCCAACCTGGCGGTCGGGGCGATCCGTCTGTCGGCCGAGGACCTGGCACGGCTGCAGCCGGAGTGA
- a CDS encoding endonuclease/exonuclease/phosphatase family protein: protein MQPGADDYEYRGAPPPELRGEPEPPPAPRDAHAAARRTARRRRRRVWAWLAVLFLLPFSVPLVFRGLDLDGPSPVPQMLAFLPWFLAPAWLGLVAAVLARRVLPVVWAVAVLVATGWFLQPYGPDAPAGAADPPGNRFRVLTANLHHGDALPALRELLRDERPQLVAVQECGPACAAALRADEVRDLYPHRVIVEGGSAEGSALLSAYPLRSTPPVPGMLAMPGAVVDVGDRSLRFQLAHPMPPLLETIGPWERELGRLADFADERAGEPLVMAGDFNATQDHAAFRAVLDAGLGDVARLEGRSRTPTWPTQTAPPLGAQIDHVLVSDDFDTHGVTFFDLPGSDHRAVLADIALR, encoded by the coding sequence GTGCAACCGGGGGCAGACGACTACGAGTACCGGGGCGCGCCGCCGCCCGAGCTGCGGGGCGAGCCGGAGCCGCCGCCCGCGCCGCGCGATGCCCACGCGGCGGCACGGCGCACCGCCAGACGTCGGCGGCGGCGGGTGTGGGCGTGGCTGGCGGTGCTGTTCCTGCTGCCGTTCTCGGTGCCCCTGGTCTTCCGCGGCCTGGATCTCGACGGTCCGTCACCCGTGCCGCAGATGCTGGCGTTCCTGCCGTGGTTCCTCGCTCCGGCGTGGCTCGGGCTGGTCGCGGCGGTGCTCGCGCGCCGGGTGCTCCCGGTGGTGTGGGCGGTCGCGGTGCTGGTCGCCACGGGGTGGTTCCTCCAGCCGTACGGGCCGGACGCCCCGGCCGGGGCCGCCGATCCGCCGGGAAACCGGTTCCGCGTGCTGACCGCGAACCTGCACCACGGCGACGCCCTGCCCGCGCTGCGCGAACTGCTGCGCGACGAACGGCCGCAGCTGGTCGCCGTGCAGGAGTGCGGCCCGGCCTGCGCGGCGGCGCTGCGGGCGGACGAGGTACGGGACCTGTATCCGCACCGGGTGATCGTCGAAGGCGGATCGGCGGAGGGCTCGGCGCTGCTCAGCGCGTACCCGCTGCGCAGCACGCCGCCCGTGCCGGGGATGCTGGCCATGCCGGGGGCCGTGGTGGACGTCGGGGACCGGTCGCTGAGGTTCCAGCTCGCGCACCCGATGCCGCCGCTGCTGGAGACGATCGGGCCGTGGGAGCGCGAGCTGGGGCGGCTCGCGGACTTCGCGGACGAGCGGGCGGGCGAACCGCTGGTCATGGCGGGCGACTTCAACGCCACGCAGGACCACGCGGCGTTCCGCGCGGTGCTGGACGCGGGACTGGGCGACGTGGCCCGCCTGGAGGGGCGCTCGCGTACGCCGACCTGGCCGACGCAGACGGCGCCGCCGCTGGGGGCGCAGATCGACCACGTGCTGGTGAGCGACGATTTCGACACCCACGGGGTGACCTTCTTCGACCTCCCGGGCTCGGACCACCGCGCCGTGCTGGCGGACATCGCCCTGCGGTAG
- a CDS encoding WGR domain-containing protein: protein MPAVADTTTYLELSEEGAGAHKFYEVRHLGTEVTVGYGRIGDAGQTRTTRFATPEKAAAAASRKVAEKVRKGYAPAVRGVRQRRPVTRREIVSTRSTARQAPVLWRFRSGAPAFGVFVGEDHAWVGNQAGDVYTLTHDGEVTSRFGLPDGVKCIVADDFWIYAGCDDGRVYDLSGKVPHVAYEIAEDVDIYWLDIHDGGLGVSDARGGVTLIDHEDEYQWRRSGRGSSAWMVRCDDDGVFHGDSYGVSMYGADDGTPVWSAHTDGAVLFGWQEADEVFAGTSRGWVHRLAKADGTSRGRYRCDAPVFSCATSPDGRYVFAGDNHSSVYCFAADGTRLWKLGTGCGSAYSMQYRDERLYLVTTDGSLACVDASESAVRDAEGGHLPQTADVKAGSLERVTPRTSAEAVPVSAAVPADGVVVECVQDGARTRVRVVSPGYDAAWHVQFPKDIRVPGARYVVTEVRESGRGGFYRARGDIRRLV, encoded by the coding sequence ATGCCTGCTGTCGCCGATACGACCACGTATCTGGAGCTTTCCGAAGAAGGCGCCGGTGCGCACAAGTTCTACGAAGTGCGGCACCTCGGCACCGAGGTCACCGTCGGCTACGGGCGCATCGGCGACGCGGGGCAGACCCGCACGACGCGGTTCGCCACGCCGGAGAAGGCGGCGGCCGCCGCGTCCCGCAAGGTCGCGGAGAAGGTCCGCAAGGGGTACGCGCCCGCGGTGCGCGGGGTGCGGCAGCGCAGGCCGGTGACCCGCCGGGAGATCGTCAGCACCCGGTCGACCGCACGCCAGGCGCCGGTGCTGTGGCGGTTCCGCTCGGGAGCGCCCGCGTTCGGCGTGTTCGTCGGCGAGGACCACGCCTGGGTGGGGAACCAGGCGGGAGACGTGTACACGCTCACCCACGACGGCGAGGTCACGAGCCGGTTCGGGCTGCCGGACGGCGTGAAGTGCATCGTCGCCGACGACTTCTGGATCTACGCGGGCTGCGACGACGGCCGGGTCTACGACCTGAGCGGCAAGGTCCCGCACGTGGCGTACGAGATAGCCGAGGACGTGGACATCTACTGGCTGGACATCCACGACGGCGGGCTGGGCGTCTCCGACGCGCGGGGCGGTGTCACCCTCATCGACCACGAGGACGAGTACCAGTGGCGCCGCTCGGGGCGGGGCAGCAGCGCCTGGATGGTGCGCTGCGACGACGACGGGGTCTTCCACGGCGACTCGTACGGCGTGTCGATGTACGGCGCCGACGACGGAACGCCCGTCTGGTCGGCGCACACCGACGGCGCGGTGCTGTTCGGCTGGCAGGAGGCGGACGAGGTCTTCGCCGGTACGAGCCGGGGCTGGGTCCACCGGCTGGCCAAGGCGGACGGTACGTCGCGGGGCCGCTACCGCTGCGACGCGCCCGTCTTCTCGTGCGCCACCTCCCCGGACGGCCGGTACGTCTTCGCCGGGGACAACCACTCCTCCGTCTACTGCTTCGCCGCCGACGGCACCCGGCTGTGGAAGCTGGGCACCGGCTGCGGTTCCGCGTACTCCATGCAGTACCGGGACGAGCGGCTCTACCTGGTGACCACGGACGGTTCGCTGGCCTGCGTCGACGCGAGCGAGAGCGCCGTGCGGGACGCGGAGGGGGGCCATCTGCCGCAGACCGCGGACGTCAAGGCGGGCAGTCTGGAACGCGTCACGCCGCGGACGAGCGCCGAGGCGGTGCCGGTGTCCGCCGCCGTCCCGGCCGACGGGGTGGTGGTGGAGTGCGTCCAGGACGGTGCTCGGACCCGGGTACGGGTCGTGTCGCCGGGCTACGACGCGGCGTGGCACGTGCAGTTCCCCAAGGACATCCGCGTTCCGGGCGCCCGGTACGTCGTGACCGAGGTGCGGGAGTCGGGCCGCGGCGGGTTCTACCGCGCCCGCGGCGACATCCGCCGCCTGGTGTGA
- a CDS encoding ATP-binding protein, which yields MTAALPRPTAPARTFTQLFSSTRRGARLARRFTAHQLDTWGLPYGSDPSHIAALLVAELAANAVLHGRVGGRDFRLTLTLEAAGLRIEVTDTRCERLPTGGRRPPADDAESGRGMLLVEALADRWGVRTGPFPLKTVWAELST from the coding sequence ATGACCGCAGCACTTCCACGACCCACCGCTCCCGCTCGCACGTTCACGCAGCTGTTCAGCTCGACGCGCCGGGGAGCGCGTCTCGCGCGCCGGTTCACGGCTCACCAACTCGACACGTGGGGGCTGCCGTACGGCTCCGACCCCTCCCACATCGCCGCCCTGCTCGTCGCCGAACTCGCGGCGAACGCCGTCCTGCACGGGCGGGTCGGCGGCCGTGACTTCCGGCTGACGCTCACGCTGGAGGCGGCGGGTCTGCGCATCGAGGTCACCGACACACGGTGCGAGCGCCTGCCCACCGGCGGGCGTCGGCCACCGGCCGACGACGCCGAGTCGGGGCGCGGCATGCTGCTGGTCGAGGCGCTGGCCGACCGGTGGGGCGTCCGCACCGGGCCGTTCCCGCTGAAGACGGTGTGGGCGGAGCTCAGCACCTGA
- a CDS encoding sigma-70 family RNA polymerase sigma factor, with protein sequence MTTDPRIEDLLRRHAPQVLGALVRRYGHFDAAEDAVQEALLAAAVQWPAEGRPENPRGWLIRVASRRLTDQLRSDSARRRREEADAALAPPDALVAPPPGEDAAPSDDDTLSLLFLCCHPELTPSAQVALTLRAVGGLTTAEIARAHLVPEATMAQRINRAKQRIRASGAHFRTPPEAERQDRLAVVLQVLYLIFNEGYTATSGTELLRDDLAAEAVRLTRLLRSLLPEDGEVAGLLALMLLTDARRAARTGPSGELVPLAEQDRARWDTAQIEEGTALVEYALRHTRPGPYQVQAAIAALHDEAADAETTDWPQILALYDALDRIWPSPVVRLNHAVAVAMVRGPEFGLALLDTLRDDPYLARGHRLAAARGHLLDMAGDREAARAAYRDAARRTLSDPERRYLLVRAARLA encoded by the coding sequence GTGACCACCGACCCCCGCATCGAGGACCTGCTGCGCCGCCACGCGCCGCAGGTCCTCGGCGCGCTGGTCCGCCGCTACGGCCACTTCGACGCCGCCGAGGACGCCGTCCAGGAGGCGCTGCTCGCCGCCGCCGTGCAGTGGCCGGCCGAGGGGCGGCCCGAGAACCCGCGCGGCTGGCTGATCCGTGTCGCCTCCCGCCGCCTCACCGACCAGCTGCGCAGTGACTCCGCACGCCGTCGGCGCGAAGAGGCGGACGCCGCCCTGGCCCCGCCGGACGCGCTGGTCGCCCCGCCGCCCGGCGAGGACGCCGCCCCGTCCGACGACGACACGCTCAGCCTGCTCTTCCTGTGCTGCCACCCGGAGCTCACGCCGTCCGCGCAGGTCGCCCTGACTCTCCGCGCCGTCGGCGGCCTCACCACGGCGGAGATCGCCCGCGCCCACCTGGTGCCCGAGGCGACCATGGCGCAGCGGATCAACCGCGCCAAGCAGCGGATCAGGGCCTCCGGCGCCCACTTCCGCACCCCGCCCGAGGCGGAGCGGCAGGACCGGCTCGCCGTCGTCCTTCAGGTCCTCTACCTGATCTTCAACGAGGGCTACACCGCCACCTCCGGGACGGAACTGCTGCGCGACGACCTCGCCGCCGAGGCCGTCCGCCTCACCCGGCTGCTGCGCAGCCTGCTCCCCGAGGACGGCGAGGTCGCCGGGCTGCTCGCGCTGATGCTGCTCACCGACGCCCGCCGCGCCGCCCGCACGGGACCCTCCGGCGAGCTGGTGCCGCTGGCCGAGCAGGACCGTGCCCGCTGGGACACCGCGCAGATCGAGGAGGGCACCGCGCTGGTCGAGTACGCCCTGCGGCACACCCGCCCAGGCCCCTACCAGGTGCAGGCCGCCATCGCCGCCCTCCACGACGAGGCCGCCGACGCCGAAACCACCGACTGGCCGCAGATCCTCGCCCTCTACGACGCGCTCGACCGCATCTGGCCCAGCCCGGTCGTCCGGCTCAACCACGCCGTCGCGGTCGCCATGGTGCGGGGCCCCGAGTTCGGCCTCGCACTGCTGGACACGCTCCGTGACGACCCGTACCTGGCTCGCGGCCACCGCCTCGCCGCCGCCCGCGGCCACCTGCTGGACATGGCCGGCGACCGCGAGGCCGCGCGTGCCGCCTACCGTGATGCCGCACGCCGGACGCTGAGCGACCCCGAGCGGCGCTACCTCCTCGTACGCGCGGCCCGTCTGGCGTGA
- a CDS encoding SCO4226 family nickel-binding protein — translation MARFMDVHEGMKGITADELREAHAADLAIEGEENVHFERAWADPESGVVYCLSEAPSSEAVQRVHERTGHPAAHIHEVPLTV, via the coding sequence ATGGCCCGCTTCATGGACGTCCACGAGGGGATGAAGGGCATCACCGCAGACGAACTCAGGGAAGCCCACGCGGCCGACCTGGCCATCGAAGGTGAGGAGAACGTGCACTTCGAGCGCGCCTGGGCCGACCCGGAGTCCGGCGTCGTCTACTGCCTGTCCGAAGCCCCCTCCAGCGAGGCCGTGCAACGCGTCCACGAACGCACCGGCCACCCGGCCGCCCACATCCACGAGGTGCCGCTCACCGTCTGA